In one window of Miscanthus floridulus cultivar M001 chromosome 12, ASM1932011v1, whole genome shotgun sequence DNA:
- the LOC136496680 gene encoding poly(A)-specific ribonuclease PARN-like isoform X2 yields MQVQGLLRAPPPRILLYRAISSPPPGGNGGGGGGVAVKQVTRGNMAEALEKLRGRVREAAFVGVDLEMSGVTSAPWRDTFELDRADVRYLKLRDSAERFAALQLGVCPFRWDPAKSAFVAHPIPFSSCRHNFYIFPRKELPSDCSSHEFLCQTTSIDFLAKYQFDFNTCFREGVSYLSRAQEEEALQKFNMLYHGQTATSSTNSEEDRDIPLKSASDILFTERMKMNFKEWRDVIVSKPMVDNHLLGNIKFCAGQFQTVFFKMRPAIMLNGFSSHQLKLIQQVLRKNFRDLVFVCTFGEDDTSEKKVVYSGTDEDRILLMKDVQEDLLKNREERVKSAIGIRHVIDLLSSERKLIVGHSCFLDTRHLMSVNQAVQKLMKHKSKSLSSAFSLLCPASYSSAEKPSSHSPVTIEVEGDETTSSCFISGAKHEAGYDAYMTGCIFAQLCAYLGIKFEQFSPLDNLATNTELQKHINFLSPSWNSGTVIDLSTGMERPEPGYMRRYPAAVYDNIIVIWGFPSKVRPKEIKDCICKVFGSGSVTTVFSIDSTAALVQFKKQESVNDFLDLKAVLERADSAISILHPLSTILEGGQTRAVKYDTYRDICSSSESKSLFADQAEAVCATLKNQLKENVDDNLISGVLDGVALASVTEGDGIISGSNNQDVADVTCHDILDALHDGKALLGRRM; encoded by the exons ATGCAGGTGCAGGGCCTCCTCCGGGCGCCGCCGCCCAGAATCCTACTCTACCGCGCGatctcctccccgccgcccggaggcaacggcggtggcggtggcggggtGGCGGTGAAGCAGGTGACGCGGGGGAACATGGCGGAGGCCCTGGAGAAGCTGCGGGGACGCGTGCGGGAGGCCGCATTCGTGGGGGTGGACCTGGAGATGAGCGGCGTCACGAGCGCGCCCTGGAGAGACACCTTCGAGCTCGACCGCGCCGACGTGCGCTACCTCAAACTCCGCGACTCCGCGGAGCGGTTCGCCGCCCTACAGCTCGGCGTCTGCCCCTTCCGATGGGACCCTGCCAAATCCGCCTTCGTTGCGCACCC AATCCCTTTTTCTTCTTGCAGGCATAACTTCTATATCTTCCCTCGCAAGGAGCTCCCTAGTGATTGttcatctcatgaatttctttGTCAGACAACTTCAATTGACTTCCTAGCAAAGTACCAGTTTGATTTCAACACATGCTTCCGTGAAG GAGTATCTTATCTATCCAGAGCACAAGAGGAAGAAGCGCTACAGAAATTTAATATGTTGTATCATGGTCAAACAGCTACATCTTCCACCAATTCTGAAGAGGACAGAGACATACCTTTAAAAAGTGCTTCTGATATTCTTTTCACAGAAAGGATGAAAATGAACTTCAAGGAATGGCGTGATGTGATAGTCAGCAAGCCAATGGTTGACAACCATTTGTTAGGAAACATTAAATTTTGTGCAGGACAATTCCAGACAGTTTTCTTCAAAATGCGCCCAGCTATTATGCTTAATGGATTCTCATCGCATCAACTGAAGTTAATTCAACAG GTTTTGAGAAAAAACTTTAGGGATCTTGTTTTTGTCTGTACATTTGGTGAGGATGACACATCTGAAAAGAAAGTAGTTTATTCAGGCACTGATGAGGACAGAATATTATTAATG AAAGATGTGCAGGAAGATCTACTAAAAAACAGGGAAGAAAGAGTTAAATCAGCAATAGGCATCCGCCATGTCATCGACCTTCTTTCATCAGAAAGGAAATTGATTGTTGGACATAGTTGTTTCCTAG ATACCAGGCATCTTATGTCTGTCAATCAAGCAGTTCAGAAACTGATGAAGCATAAAAGCAAATCACTATCTTCAGCTTTCTCATTGTTGTGCCCTGCATCTTATTCATCTGCTGAGAAGCCATCAAGTCATTCTCCTGTGACAATTGAAGTTGAAGGAGATGAAACGAC GTCTTCTTGCTTCATTTCAGGTGCCAAGCATGAAGCTGGGTATGATGCATACATGACTGGATGTATTTTTGCGCAGTTGTGCGCTTATCTTGGCATAAAATTTGAGCAGTTCTCACCTCTGGATAACCTAGCAACGAACACTGAGCTGCAGAAACACATCAATTTTTTGTCCCCTAGCTGGAACAGTGGGACAGTGATTGATTTGAGCACTGGCATGGAGAGACCAGAACCAGGTTATATGAGAAGGTACCCTGCTGCTGTGTATGATAACATCATTGTCATCTGGGGATTCCCGTCTAAGGTTAGACCAAAGGAAATTAAGGATTGCATCTGCAAAGTATTTGGTTCAGGTTCGGTTACaaccgtcttctccattgattcCACTGCTGCCCTTGTGCAGTTCAAGAAACAAGAGTCCGTAAACGATTTCTTGGATTTGAAGGCTGTTTTGGAGAGGGCAGATAGTGCTATCTCAATTCTACACCCCCTGTCAACTATTTTGGAAGGAGGCCAAACACGAGCTGTAAAGTATGATACCTACAGAGACATCTGCAGCTCTTCTGAATCAAAATCTCTCTTTGCTGATCAAGCTGAAGCAGTTTGTGCTACTTTAAAGAATCAACTCAAAGAAAATGTCGATGACAATCTTATATCTGGTGTTCTTGATGGAGTTGCACTCGCCTCTGTAACTGAGGGAGATGGAATAATATCGGGTTCCAATAATCAAGACGTTGCTGATGTAACATGTCACGATATCTTAGATGCTCTACACGATGGCAAAGCATTGTTGGGCAGACGAATGTGA
- the LOC136496680 gene encoding poly(A)-specific ribonuclease PARN-like isoform X1 — MQVQGLLRAPPPRILLYRAISSPPPGGNGGGGGGVAVKQVTRGNMAEALEKLRGRVREAAFVGVDLEMSGVTSAPWRDTFELDRADVRYLKLRDSAERFAALQLGVCPFRWDPAKSAFVAHPIPFSSCRHNFYIFPRKELPSDCSSHEFLCQTTSIDFLAKYQFDFNTCFREGVSYLSRAQEEEALQKFNMLYHGQTATSSTNSEEDRDIPLKSASDILFTERMKMNFKEWRDVIVSKPMVDNHLLGNIKFCAGQFQTVFFKMRPAIMLNGFSSHQLKLIQQVLRKNFRDLVFVCTFGEDDTSEKKVVYSGTDEDRILLMKDVQEDLLKNREERVKSAIGIRHVIDLLSSERKLIVGHSCFLDIAQVYSKFVGPLPSSIKEFALSFHKIFPHIADTRHLMSVNQAVQKLMKHKSKSLSSAFSLLCPASYSSAEKPSSHSPVTIEVEGDETTSSCFISGAKHEAGYDAYMTGCIFAQLCAYLGIKFEQFSPLDNLATNTELQKHINFLSPSWNSGTVIDLSTGMERPEPGYMRRYPAAVYDNIIVIWGFPSKVRPKEIKDCICKVFGSGSVTTVFSIDSTAALVQFKKQESVNDFLDLKAVLERADSAISILHPLSTILEGGQTRAVKYDTYRDICSSSESKSLFADQAEAVCATLKNQLKENVDDNLISGVLDGVALASVTEGDGIISGSNNQDVADVTCHDILDALHDGKALLGRRM; from the exons ATGCAGGTGCAGGGCCTCCTCCGGGCGCCGCCGCCCAGAATCCTACTCTACCGCGCGatctcctccccgccgcccggaggcaacggcggtggcggtggcggggtGGCGGTGAAGCAGGTGACGCGGGGGAACATGGCGGAGGCCCTGGAGAAGCTGCGGGGACGCGTGCGGGAGGCCGCATTCGTGGGGGTGGACCTGGAGATGAGCGGCGTCACGAGCGCGCCCTGGAGAGACACCTTCGAGCTCGACCGCGCCGACGTGCGCTACCTCAAACTCCGCGACTCCGCGGAGCGGTTCGCCGCCCTACAGCTCGGCGTCTGCCCCTTCCGATGGGACCCTGCCAAATCCGCCTTCGTTGCGCACCC AATCCCTTTTTCTTCTTGCAGGCATAACTTCTATATCTTCCCTCGCAAGGAGCTCCCTAGTGATTGttcatctcatgaatttctttGTCAGACAACTTCAATTGACTTCCTAGCAAAGTACCAGTTTGATTTCAACACATGCTTCCGTGAAG GAGTATCTTATCTATCCAGAGCACAAGAGGAAGAAGCGCTACAGAAATTTAATATGTTGTATCATGGTCAAACAGCTACATCTTCCACCAATTCTGAAGAGGACAGAGACATACCTTTAAAAAGTGCTTCTGATATTCTTTTCACAGAAAGGATGAAAATGAACTTCAAGGAATGGCGTGATGTGATAGTCAGCAAGCCAATGGTTGACAACCATTTGTTAGGAAACATTAAATTTTGTGCAGGACAATTCCAGACAGTTTTCTTCAAAATGCGCCCAGCTATTATGCTTAATGGATTCTCATCGCATCAACTGAAGTTAATTCAACAG GTTTTGAGAAAAAACTTTAGGGATCTTGTTTTTGTCTGTACATTTGGTGAGGATGACACATCTGAAAAGAAAGTAGTTTATTCAGGCACTGATGAGGACAGAATATTATTAATG AAAGATGTGCAGGAAGATCTACTAAAAAACAGGGAAGAAAGAGTTAAATCAGCAATAGGCATCCGCCATGTCATCGACCTTCTTTCATCAGAAAGGAAATTGATTGTTGGACATAGTTGTTTCCTAG ATATTGCACAAGTGTACAGCAAGTTTGTAGGTCCTCTTCCATCATCTATCAAGGAATTTGCGTTAAGTTTCCACAAAATTTTCCCACATATTGCAGATACCAGGCATCTTATGTCTGTCAATCAAGCAGTTCAGAAACTGATGAAGCATAAAAGCAAATCACTATCTTCAGCTTTCTCATTGTTGTGCCCTGCATCTTATTCATCTGCTGAGAAGCCATCAAGTCATTCTCCTGTGACAATTGAAGTTGAAGGAGATGAAACGAC GTCTTCTTGCTTCATTTCAGGTGCCAAGCATGAAGCTGGGTATGATGCATACATGACTGGATGTATTTTTGCGCAGTTGTGCGCTTATCTTGGCATAAAATTTGAGCAGTTCTCACCTCTGGATAACCTAGCAACGAACACTGAGCTGCAGAAACACATCAATTTTTTGTCCCCTAGCTGGAACAGTGGGACAGTGATTGATTTGAGCACTGGCATGGAGAGACCAGAACCAGGTTATATGAGAAGGTACCCTGCTGCTGTGTATGATAACATCATTGTCATCTGGGGATTCCCGTCTAAGGTTAGACCAAAGGAAATTAAGGATTGCATCTGCAAAGTATTTGGTTCAGGTTCGGTTACaaccgtcttctccattgattcCACTGCTGCCCTTGTGCAGTTCAAGAAACAAGAGTCCGTAAACGATTTCTTGGATTTGAAGGCTGTTTTGGAGAGGGCAGATAGTGCTATCTCAATTCTACACCCCCTGTCAACTATTTTGGAAGGAGGCCAAACACGAGCTGTAAAGTATGATACCTACAGAGACATCTGCAGCTCTTCTGAATCAAAATCTCTCTTTGCTGATCAAGCTGAAGCAGTTTGTGCTACTTTAAAGAATCAACTCAAAGAAAATGTCGATGACAATCTTATATCTGGTGTTCTTGATGGAGTTGCACTCGCCTCTGTAACTGAGGGAGATGGAATAATATCGGGTTCCAATAATCAAGACGTTGCTGATGTAACATGTCACGATATCTTAGATGCTCTACACGATGGCAAAGCATTGTTGGGCAGACGAATGTGA